Proteins found in one Streptomyces sp. CB09001 genomic segment:
- a CDS encoding serine/threonine-protein kinase: protein MSEAGRTCQRPGCGGTYEDMGGGELYCDTCGLAPVVAAGGALGSTPTGVAGGGGGGGGGSRGSRGSSGSGGSRSSARSSRTSSQSSRSSKSRRSVSGRLSRAVSGRSTGRSVSVRSSGSGAASTGRGRLGAGLVEVPAVPRPDPREMVMDHPEVPERKRFCSRSDCGAPVGRARGERPGRTEGFCTKCGHPYSFVPKLKAGDVVHGQYEVVGCLAHGGLGWIYLAVDKAVSDRWVVLKGLLDTGDQDAMAAAISERRFLAEIEHANIVRIYNFVEHLDQRTGSLDGYIVMEYVGGKSLKEIANARRSPQGRRDPLPVEQACAYGIEALEALGHLHSRKLLYCDFKVDNAIQTEDQLKLIDMGAVRRMDDDESAIYGTVGYQAPEVADVGPSVASDLYTVGRTLAVLSFDFQGYTTVYADSLPDPDSIEVFRHYESFYRLLVRATDPDPARRFASAQEMAEQLTGVLREVVSLQTGRARPAVSTLFGPEVRVTDTELFPRMDGDVSRLGARAPRTRGPRGGSGAALPGGAGAAPALPGGSGPAVGAPGGTVAHAPPVGAGTGAAAAGAPVSASGGASASLPGAVSTVGGPGGPGTGGFGLVKGADASTASLALPVPRVDAGDPNAGFLAGLMASAPAELLTALAAAPAPSTETRLRQIRARLENGDASGALEALGSLEGERPDDWRVVWYRGLAALVTGAHEDAALAFDAIYDAFPGEIAPKLALGLCAEVLGQLDNAAEYYRLVWSSDPSHVSAAFGLARVQLAAGDRAAAVRTLESVPESSVHCTAARVAAVRARLRQRTAAAGDLEFLDDLIAAARQVEALDVYGLDSARREQLSAEVLGCALDWVLSGGRGSVPPAAGGRTLLGSGLDERGLRFGLERSYRTLARLARGGEERIDLVERANRYRPRTWV from the coding sequence ATGAGTGAGGCAGGGCGGACGTGTCAGCGTCCCGGCTGCGGCGGGACCTACGAGGACATGGGCGGCGGCGAGCTGTACTGCGACACGTGCGGTCTGGCGCCGGTCGTGGCGGCGGGCGGCGCGCTCGGCTCCACACCGACCGGCGTCGCCGGAGGCGGAGGCGGAGGCGGCGGGGGCTCGCGCGGGTCACGCGGCTCGTCGGGCAGCGGCGGTTCCCGCTCCAGCGCCCGCAGTTCGCGTACCTCGTCCCAGTCGTCGCGCTCGTCGAAGTCCCGGCGCTCGGTGTCCGGCCGGCTCTCCCGGGCGGTCTCGGGCCGCTCCACGGGGCGTTCGGTGTCGGTGCGCAGCTCCGGTTCGGGCGCGGCTTCCACCGGGCGCGGGCGCCTCGGCGCCGGTCTGGTCGAGGTACCGGCGGTGCCGCGGCCCGACCCGCGCGAGATGGTCATGGACCACCCGGAGGTGCCCGAGCGCAAGCGGTTCTGCTCGCGCTCGGACTGCGGAGCGCCGGTCGGGCGGGCGCGTGGCGAGCGGCCGGGCCGCACGGAGGGCTTCTGCACCAAGTGCGGCCACCCGTACTCGTTCGTGCCCAAGCTGAAGGCCGGGGACGTGGTGCACGGCCAGTACGAGGTGGTGGGCTGCCTCGCACACGGCGGGCTCGGCTGGATCTACCTCGCCGTGGACAAGGCGGTCTCCGACCGCTGGGTGGTCCTCAAGGGCCTGCTGGACACCGGCGACCAGGACGCGATGGCGGCGGCGATCTCCGAGCGGCGCTTCCTCGCCGAGATCGAGCACGCCAACATCGTGCGGATCTACAACTTCGTCGAGCACCTCGACCAGCGCACCGGCTCCCTCGACGGCTACATCGTCATGGAGTACGTCGGCGGCAAGTCGCTCAAGGAGATCGCCAACGCCCGGCGTTCCCCCCAGGGGCGGCGGGATCCGCTGCCGGTCGAGCAGGCCTGCGCGTACGGCATCGAGGCGCTGGAGGCGCTCGGTCACCTGCACAGCCGCAAGCTGCTGTACTGCGACTTCAAGGTCGACAACGCCATCCAGACCGAGGACCAGCTCAAGCTCATAGACATGGGCGCGGTGCGCCGCATGGACGACGACGAGTCGGCGATCTACGGCACGGTGGGCTACCAGGCCCCGGAGGTCGCCGACGTCGGCCCGTCGGTGGCGTCCGACCTGTACACGGTGGGGCGGACCCTGGCCGTGCTGTCGTTCGACTTCCAGGGCTACACCACCGTGTACGCGGACTCGCTGCCGGACCCCGACAGCATCGAGGTCTTCCGGCACTACGAGTCGTTCTACCGGCTGCTGGTGCGGGCCACCGACCCGGATCCGGCCCGCAGGTTCGCCTCCGCGCAGGAGATGGCGGAGCAGTTGACGGGTGTGCTGCGCGAGGTGGTCTCGCTCCAGACGGGCCGCGCGAGGCCCGCCGTTTCCACCCTGTTCGGGCCCGAGGTGCGGGTGACGGACACCGAGCTGTTCCCGCGCATGGACGGCGACGTGTCGCGGCTGGGGGCCAGGGCGCCGCGTACGAGAGGACCGCGGGGCGGCTCCGGTGCGGCCCTGCCGGGCGGGGCGGGCGCGGCGCCCGCGCTGCCGGGCGGGTCCGGTCCGGCCGTGGGTGCGCCGGGCGGGACCGTCGCGCACGCCCCGCCGGTCGGCGCGGGTACGGGGGCGGCAGCGGCGGGTGCGCCGGTGTCCGCGTCGGGGGGCGCGAGCGCCTCGCTGCCGGGTGCGGTCAGCACGGTCGGCGGTCCCGGCGGTCCCGGTACCGGCGGCTTCGGCCTGGTCAAGGGTGCCGACGCGTCCACCGCCTCGCTCGCGCTGCCGGTCCCCCGGGTCGACGCCGGTGACCCCAACGCGGGCTTCCTGGCCGGCCTCATGGCGTCCGCTCCGGCCGAGCTGCTGACCGCGCTGGCCGCCGCTCCGGCGCCGTCGACCGAGACCCGGCTGCGGCAGATCCGGGCCCGGCTGGAGAACGGCGACGCGTCCGGCGCCCTGGAGGCGCTGGGGTCCCTGGAGGGTGAGCGCCCCGACGACTGGCGGGTGGTCTGGTACCGCGGTCTTGCCGCGCTGGTGACCGGCGCCCACGAGGACGCCGCGCTGGCCTTCGACGCGATCTACGACGCCTTCCCCGGCGAGATCGCGCCCAAGCTGGCGCTCGGCCTGTGCGCGGAGGTGCTGGGGCAGCTCGACAACGCCGCCGAGTACTACCGGCTGGTGTGGTCCTCCGACCCGAGCCACGTCAGCGCGGCGTTCGGTCTGGCCCGGGTGCAGCTGGCCGCCGGTGACCGGGCGGCCGCCGTACGGACGTTGGAGTCGGTGCCGGAGTCGTCCGTCCACTGCACCGCGGCGCGGGTGGCGGCCGTACGGGCGCGGCTGCGGCAGCGCACCGCGGCCGCGGGCGACCTGGAGTTCCTGGACGACCTGATCGCCGCGGCGCGGCAGGTCGAGGCGCTGGACGTGTACGGTCTGGATTCGGCGCGGCGCGAGCAGCTGTCGGCCGAGGTCCTCGGCTGCGCGCTGGACTGGGTACTCTCCGGAGGTCGGGGTTCCGTCCCTCCCGCCGCCGGAGGACGGACGCTGCTCGGCAGCGGCCTGGACGAACGTGGCCTGCGTTTCGGCCTGGAGCGTTCGTACCGCACGCTGGCCCGGCTGGCGCGGGGCGGCGAGGAGAGGATCGACCTGGTGGAACGTGCCAATCGTTACCGCCCCCGGACGTGGGTGTAG